GTCGGCCGGTCGGCGACCGACTGGCTCACGTTGCTGCCGAACCAGCCGGCGTTGTCGTACGCCAGCCGCAGCGCGCCGTCGGTGACCTCCCCGCTGCCGTCGCCGTTGGCGAAGCTCCCGCCGTCGGCCCAGTTGCCCAGGTCGTTCGAGCCGGGATACGCACTCCCGTCGAACTCGTGGACGACCAGCCCGTCGCCGGCCGGTTCGTCGCTCGGCGTATCCGGCTCGCCGCCAGGGCCGCTGTCGACCGACAGCGCCAGGTCGAACGCCTCGCTCGTCGGCTCGTCGCCCGGCGAGAGGTAGCCCCCGGCGAAGCCCGTGTAGACGGTGTCGCCGGCCAGCCCCACGTCGAAGGAGGCGACCACGTCGCCGTCGTTACCGGCGGTGTCGCCGCGCACCTGCAGGGTGTAGTTACCCGCGGGCACTTCGACGTAGCCCGCCTGTCCGAAGCTCACGCCGTCGAACAGCGTCGACCCCGACGCGGTCGTCACGTCCACCGCCGGCGCGTCCGGCGAGGCGTGGAGCAGGCGGAGCCGTGCCGTGTCCTCACCGATGTCGCTGTTGTCGTCTTCCAGCACGAGCGGGCGGAACTCCGTGTCCGCGTCGAGTTCGCCCACCGCGGCGACCGTGTAGTCGCTACCGTCCGCGACGGTCACGTCGCCTTCGAAGACCGAATTGCTCGCGTCGCCGGCGGCCGTGATCTCCACGGTGTGAGTCCCGGCCGACACTTCCAGGTAGTCGCTGACCGCCCGGAAGGGCACGTCCGTGAGAACCGCCGTTCCGTCGACGTACACGTCCACGTTCGGCGCGTCCGGCGAGAAGTGCGCGACACGGAGGTTCGCGCTCCCCGAGGGTTCGGTCGTGCTCTCGTCGGTCGTCGCGGTGACCGTCGCGGCGTCGGACTCGTTGCCCGCGCCGTCGACCGCCGTGACGCCGATCGTGTAGCTCGTCTCCGCGGAGAGACCCTCGACCGTCGCGGTCGTCATCCCCGCACCGACGGTCGCGTCCTCGCTGCCGTCGACCCAGACGACGTACTCCGAGAGGCCGGCGGATCCGTTGTCGGAGACGCCGTCCCAGGTGACCGTGACCGTCGAATCGGTCGTCGCCGACACCGAGAGGGCCTCCGGCACCGAGGGGGGCTGCGTGTCGCCCGTATCGCCGCCACCGTCGCCTTCGACCGTGACGGTGACCGTCGTCGTGCCCGACGCGTCGGAGACCGAGACCGTCTCGGTCGTCTCGGCGCTGTCGGTGCCGACCGTGATCTCGTGGTCGCCGAGGAAGGCGCTGGTCGCGTACGCGCCCGAGTCGTCGGTGGTCCCGGAGTCGTCGGTCCACCACTCGTCGTAGACCAGCCCAGTCCACACGTCGTAGGCCGGTTTCTGCGACCAGTCCTGGTAGAACAGCGGCGCCTCGTTCTCCCAGTGGCGGCCGTCCCAGAAGCCCCACATGATGAAATCGTCACATCCAGGGTGGGAGAACGCGCCGCGCAGGTAGTTCTCGAGCATCTGGGCGCGCTCCTCGTCGGAGTTCCAGTCGCTGCCGTTGTACGTGTCGAACTCCGTGATCTTCAGCCGCGCGCCGTGGTCGGCCCACGTGTTCATCTCGTCGGCGACCTGACCCGCGTCGATGCGCCCGTCCGGACTGGAGTTGCTGTTGTACTCGCCCGTGCGGGCGGCGACGTGGGCCTGCAGCCCGACCGTGTCGAGCTGGACCGCGTTGCTGTTGATGTGGTCGATCTCCGACTCGTAGCGGCTGTCCGTGTAGCTGTAGGGGAACTGGTTGAAGTCGTTGAGCGCGATCCCCAGGTCGAGGTCGTTCTCGTCGATGACCGACGCGGCCTTGTCGTACCAGTCGGCCAGCAGCTGGGAGGTCCACGGAACGACCTCGCCCGTCCAGGGCTCCTCGGTGTCGATCTGGTCGCCGTAGACGCCGATCTGCATCTGGTAGACGTGCATCGCCTCGTTGACGACCTCCCACTCGGTCATGTCCTCGCCGTAGTGGGTGATGATCTCCTCGATGTGGGCCATCGAGCGCTCGCGGATCGTCTCGGCGTCGTTGTTGTCGATGGCCGTGTTGATGTCCGAGGGGATGGCCGCCACGTCCTCGCGGCCCCACAGGCAGACGTGCCCCCGCATGTCCAGCCCCTGGTCGAGGACCCAGTCGGTCGCCTCGTCGGCCAGCGCCTGCTCGTTCTCCCAGAAGTCCCACTTGTGGCGGTTCTCCATCACCGCCTTGTTGAACAGCTCCGGGATGTACTGGCGATAGTTGTCGCCTTCACTAGACTGGTTGATCAGCGTGTTGGCGTTGACCGCCGTCCCGAAACCGAACTCGTGTTCCTGCTGGGAGATCGAGACTTCGGCCCCCGAGACCACCGAGCCGTCGGGGTTCTCGACGACCACTTCGAGGTCGCCGGTCCGGTGCTCCTGGATGCGCTCGTCGACCGTCTTGGCGGTGTCGGCCGTCTCCGCGGCCGCCGTCCCGCTGGCCGCGCTTCCGAGACCCGCCATGGCCGCCGCGGCCAGCGACGCCTTCAGGTAGTCCCGCCGGTCCATCGACGCGAACGCCGCCGCGGCGTCGTCGTCGACGACCTCGGGCTCGGCGGCGTCGGTCGCCCCGGCCTCGAGGTCGGTTCCGTCGGCCGCCTCGGCCGCCGGCAGGTCTGTCCGATCGGTCTGTGCTCGCTCGTGTGTGTCGTCGTTCGTCATAGATTCCGTGTGTGTCTCGTGTTGGTTCGCGCGCTATTCGAGCCGAATCTCCTCGATAGTGAGGACGCTGCTACCGCCCTGCCAGAAGTTCAACCGCACCGAAAGTCCCCCCACAGAGCGGTCGATACCCGCTGACTCCATGTCGACGCGCACCGCGCTCGTACTCGTCCCGACGACGTCGTCGGTGACGTCGGCGAGCATCGTCCGTACCCCGCCCATGTCGAACAGGACTTCGGACTCCTCGCCCCCGTTCGTACCGCTGACCTCGAACACCAGCGTCGAGTACTCCTCGATGGACTGGTTGATCTGCTCCTGGAACCAGCCGCCGTTGTCGTACTCCAGGACGAGCGCGCCGTCTTCGACCGCGCCGCCGCCGTTCTCGAAGCTCCCGGCGCCACACCACTGGCCCAGGTCGTTGCGGTGGCTCGCCCAGCCGGGATCGCCGTCGTAGTCGTCGACCACCAGCGCGTCGGCTGGCGTCTCGCCGTCGCCGCCGTCGGCGGCGGCCGTCGTCGCCGCGACCGTCGCGGCGTCGGACTCGTTGCCTGCACCGTCGACCGCCGTGACCGCGATCTCGTAGCTGGTGTCCGCCGAGAGTCCCTCGACCGTCGTCGACGTGGTGTCCGCGTCGACCGACTCGGCTTCGCTGCCGTCGACGGAGACAGCGTACCGGTCGAGGCCGCTTCCGCCCGAGTCGGTCGACACGTCCCACGACACCTCGACCGTCGCGGTCGTCGCGGTCGTCACCGAGAGGTTCGCCGGCACCGACGGTGCGTCAGTGTCACCGTCGTCGCGGGCCGCGGTCGTCGCCGTCACGGTCGCGGCCGCGGACACGTTGCCCGCGCCGTCGACCGCCGCGACGCCGATCTCGTACGAACTACCAGCCGACAGCTCCTCGACCGTCGCGGTCGTCATCCCGGCGCCGACCGTCTGGTCTCGACCGCCGTTCACGGAGACGACGTACCCGTCGAGTCCCGACGAACCGTTGTCTGAGGCGTCGTCCCAGGTGACCGTGACCGTCGAATCGGTCGTCGCCGACACCGAGAGGGCCTCCGGCACCGAGGGGGGCTGCGTGTCGCCCGTCCCGCCACCGTCGCCTTCGACCGTGACGGTGACCGTCGTCGTGCCCGACGCGTCGGAGACCGAGACCGTCTCGGTCGTCTCGGCGCTGTCGGTGCCGACCGTGATCTCGTGGTCGCCGAGGAAGGCGCTGGTCGCGTACGCGCCCGAGTCGTCGGTGGTCCCGGAGTCGTCGGTCCACCACTCGTCGTAGACCAGCCCGGTCCACACGTCGTAGGCCGGTTTCTGCGACCAGTCCTGGTAGAACAGCGGCGCCTCGTTCTCCCAGTGGTCGCCGTCCCAGAAGCCCCAGACGACGAAGGCGTCGACGCCCGGGTGGGAGAACGCGCCGCGCAGGTAGTTCTCCGTCACGTCGGCGCGCTCCTCGTCGGAGTTCCAGTCGTCGCCGTTGTACGTGTCGAACTCCGTGATCTTCACGCGTGCGCCGTGGTCGGCCCACGTGTTGATCTCGGATACCACCTGGTCGACGTCGATGCGCCCGTCCGGGTCGCTGTTCGTGTCGAACTCGCCCTCCCGAGCGGCGATATGTGCCTGCAGGCCGACCGTGTCGACCTGCGCCCCGTTTTCGTTGATGTGGTCGATCTGCGACTCGTAGCGATTGTCCGTGTAGCTGTAAGGGAACTGGTTGAAGTCGTTGACCGCGATGCCGACGTCGAGGTCGTTCTCGTCGATGACCGAGGCCGCCTCGTCGTACCAGTCGGCCAGCAGCTGGGAGGTCCACGGAACGACCTCACCGTTCCAGGGCTCCTCGGTGTCGATCTGGTCGCCGTAGACGCCGAGCTGGAGCTGGTAGACGTGCATCGCCTCGTTGACGACGTCCCAGTCGGTGATGTCGTCGCCGTAGTGGGTGATGATCTCCTCGATGTGGGCCATCGAGCGCTCGCGGATCGTCTCGGCGTCGCGTTCCTCGATGGCTGTCTGGATATCCGAGGGGATCGCCGCCACGTCCTCGCGGCCCCACAGGCAGACGTGTCCCCGCATGTCCAGCCCCTGGTCGAGCAACCAGTTCGTCGCCTCGTCGGCGGTCTGGCGGTTGTTCTCCCAGAACCGCCACTTGTGGTGGTTCCCGAGCACCGCCGTGTTGAACAGCTCCGGGATGTACTCGCGGTAGTTGTCGCCCTCGCTGGACTGGTCGACGAGCCTGTCGGCGTTGACCGCCGTCCCGAAACCGAACTCGTGTTCTTGCTGGGAAACCGATACTTCCGCACCGGAGACCGCCGAGCCGTCGGGGTTCTCGACGACCACTTCGAGGTCGCCGGTCCGGTGCTCCTGGATGCGCTCGTCGACCGTCTTGGCGGTGTCGGCCGTCTCCGCGGCCGCCGTCCCGCTGGCCGCGCCGCCGAGCCCCGCCGCGGCCGCCGCGGCCAGCGACGCTTTCAGGTAGTCCCGCCGGTCCATCGACGCCGGTACCTCGGCGGCGTCGTCGGAGCGGTCCGGACGCCCGGCGCCCGTCTCGACGCTTCCGCTGTCGGCCGGCGCCGTCGTCGATTCGATGTCGTTCGTGTCGTCGTTTGGCATGGATGTAGATGTCGTCGCGCGTCGTTCGCTACTCGAGCCGGATCTCCTCGATGGTCAGCGTGCTACTGCCGCCCTGCCAGAAGTTCAACCGCACCGACGGCGACGAGCGGTCGATGCCCGTCGACTCCATGTCGACGCGCACCGCGCTCGTACTCGTCCCGACCGAGTCGTCGGTGACGTCGGCGAGCATCGTCCGTACCCCGCCCATGTCGAACAGGACTTCGGACTCCTCGCCCCCGTTCGCGCCGCTGACCTCGAACACCAGCGTGTCGTAGTCGCTCACGTCCCGGTTGATCTGGCTCTGGAACCAGCCGCCGTCGTCGTACTCCAGGACGAGCGCGCCGCCGGTCTCCTCGCCGCCGCCGTTGGCGAAGCTGCCGGCCCCACACCACTGGTCCAGGTCGTTGCGATGACTCGGCCAGCCCGGGTCGCCGTCGTAGTCGTCGACCACCAGCGCGTCGGCGGGCGTCTCGCCGTCGCTGCCGTCGTCTTCGCTCCCGTCGTCGTCACTCGCCGCGGTCGTCGCGGTCACGGTCGCCGCCGCGGACTCGTTGCCCGCGCCGTCGACCGCCGTGACCGCGAGGTCGTAGGCGGTCTCGATCGAGAGCCCCTGGACCGTCGCAGCCGTGGTGTCCGCGGGGACCGTCTGTTCGTCGCTGCCGTCGAGGGAAACGACGTAGTGGTCGACGCCGCTCCCGCCCGGATCGGTCGACGCGTCCCACGAGAGAGCGACCGTCGAGGTGGTCGTGTCCGTCACCGAGAGGTTCGGGGGCGCCGAGGGGGCGGTCGCGTCGCCGTCGCTCTCGTCGGTCGTCGCCGCGACGGTCACCGTCGGGGATGCGTTGCCCGCAGCGTCGACCGCGCTGGCGCCGATCTCGTAGGAACTGTCGGCGGCGAGACCGTCGACAGTGGCGGTCGTGGTGCCGGCCGGGACCGTCCCGTCCTCGCTGCCGTCGAGGGAAACGACGTAGTGGTCGACGCCGCTACCGTCGTCGGTGGCGGCGTCCCACGACACCGAGACGGAGGCGCTCGTGGTGTCCGTCACGGAGAGGTTCGCGGGTGCAGAGGGCGCGGTCGTGTCGGCGGCGGCGTCGGTCGTCGCCGAGGCGCTCGTCATCGCCGACTCGTTGCCCGCGCCGTCGACCGCCGAGACCGCGACCGAGTACCTCGTCTCCGCCGACAGATCCTCGACCGTCGCCGAGGTGGTGCCCGCGGGGACGGTCCGGACCTCGCTGCCGTCGACGTGGACGGCGTAGCTATCGAGGCCGCTCCCGCCGGTGTCGGTGACGCCGTCCCACTCGACCGAGATCGAGGAGCTCGACCGCCCGGTCACCGAGAGGTCGGCGGGCGCCGGCGGGGCGGTGGTGTCGCCGCTCCCGCTGGACTCACCGAACTCGATCCAGTCGAAGTTCCAGGCGCCCGAGTCGGCGGTGACACGGACCACGTGTTCGCCCTCGGGAAGGTCGAGGTCGCCGACGCGGATCGCCTGCCAGTTCGACCAGCCGCCGGTCTGCCACACGTCCTGCGTGGCGAGCGTCTCGCCGTCGACGGAGATCCGGAGCGTCCCGCCGCCCCCGGACCCGGCGGAGACGTTGACCCGCGTCGTGCGTGTGCCCGCCGACTCGACCTGAACCGTGTACTCCAGCCACTCGCCGGTCGAGATATACCCGACGTTGTAGCCGGACTCCGCCGACGTACCGATGTCGACGGCGGTGTCGCGGTAGGTCGCTCCGCCCTGGTTGGCGGCGCTGGTGTCGGTGTAGCTGATCCCCTGGCCGCCCTCGTCGAAGTCCTCGGCCTGGACGCGGCCGGGTAGCGTGTGGGGGCCGTCGTACGGCGACTGCTGGGCGTCCCGTGCGATGGTCTCGGCGACCACCGTCGCCGGGTCGGACTCGTTGCCGACATCGTCCTCGGCGGTGACGGCGAACTCGTAGGTGGTGCCCGGCGAGAGCCCACTGACCGTCGTCTCGGTCGCGCCGGCCAGCGCCTCGTGGACACGCTCGCCATCGAGATAGACGGTGTAATGAGAGAGGCCGGCCTCGCCCTCGTCGGTCACGCCGTCCCACGAGAGGTCGACGCTGATCTCGGTAGCGTTGGAGACCGTCGGATTCGGCGGTGCGGGTGGCGCCGTCGAGTCGTCGACGGCACTCGCCGGAACGCTGTCGGTCTTCGTCTCGTCGAGCCAGCCTTTGATATACCCCCCCATCTGGTCGTCGCCGTCCTTGAGCGTCCACGTCGAGGCGGCGCCCTCGCCGGGCGAGTCGAAGAAGGTCGGCGCCCACGAGTCGTCGAAACACCAGGATATCCAGCCCATGTTGGCGTAGTCCTCCGCCCACTGGCGGAACGGCTCCCCCCAGCCGGAGGTGGTCCCCTGGTCGACGCTGCCGCCCGCCGGGTCCCAGCCGAACTCGGTGACGACGACCGGTACGTCGTCGGCCGGCTCGCCGTAGTACTGGTCGAACTCCGAGGGCGCGCCGTTGGCCGGGTAGATGTGCGCCGCGTAGATCAGGTTCTCCCCCTCGAAGGGGTACTCCGGGGCCATGTGGGTCACGGAAGTCCATCGCGGCGAGCCGACGATGATCGGCGTCTCCGGGGCGTGTTCGCGGACGAGGTCGACCCACGGCTGGGCGGCGTCGCGCCAGGTCTGCCAGGCGCCCTCGTCGTCGCCGTACATCGCCGGCTGAGTCGGCTCGTTGAACAGCTCGTAGATGACGTGCTCGTCGTCGGCGAACTCCGGCGCGACCGCGTTCCAGAACGTCCGCATCACGTCGTCGATCGGGTCGAGCGTGTCCTCGTTCTCGCTGTTGTACGTCTCCGTCGCTCCCTGCGTGTACGGGCGGATGAGGTGGAAATCGACCAGCGCGTACACGTCGCGGGAGGCGAGGATGTCGACCGCGGGCCGGACGAACTCGGAGACGACGGTCTCGATCCCGAACTCGTTCACGCTATCCTGCGTGATCGGCAGCCGGACCACGTTCGGGTGCCAGCCCCGGTCGGTGTCGGTCGCCCACCGCAGCACCTCCTCGAAGGACTTGGGGTGATACTGACGGTAGAAGCCGGGGTCGGCCGTCGCCATCCCGCGTAGCTGTACCTCGTTGCCCTGCGGGTCGCGGATCCACTTGCCGTCGGTGTGCAGCCGCGGCGTCGGTACGCCGGCGCTCGCACGCCCGGACAGGAGCGTCCCGCCGGCCGCCGCCGCGCCGATGGTCTTCAGCGCCGTCCGCCGCGTCGCCGTCGCGGCGCCGCCTCCCGAGCGGCCGTCGCCGGATCGGCCCACGGAGACCTCGCGTCGACCGGCGTCGGTCTCGGCGTAGTCGTCGCTCATCGTGATTACTCCAGACGGATCCCCTCGATCGTCAGTGTGCTACTGCCGCCCTGCCAGAAGTTGAACCGGAGCGACGGCGACGAACGGTCGACCCCGGCCGCGTCCAGGTCGACACGGACTTCCGACGTGCTCGTCCCGATCGAGTCGTCGGTGACGTCGGCGAGCGTGGTCCGCACCCCGCCCATGTCGAACAGGAATTCGGACTCCTCGCCACCGCTGGCGCCGCTGACTTCCAACACGAGGTCGCTGTAGTCGCTCACCGACCGGTTGATCTGCTCCTGGAACCAGCCGCCGTTGTCGTACTCCAGCACGAGCGCGCCGTCTTCGACCGCGCCGCCGCCGTTCTCGAAGCTCCCGGCGCCACACCACTGGCCCAGGTCGTTGCGGTTGGCCGACCACGCGGGGTCACCGTCGTAGTCGTTGACCACGAGCGCGTCGGCCGGCGGCTCGCTGCCACCGCCGCTCCCGGGGTCCTCGGTGGGCGTGTCCGTCGGCGTATCCGTGGGCGTGTCCGTCGGCGTGTCGGTGGGCGTGTCCGTCGGCGTGTCGGTGGGCGTGTCCGTCGGCGTGTCGGTTGGCGTGTCCGTCGGCGTGTCGGTGTCGCCGCCGTTGTCGGCGGACTCGCCGGAACCGCTGGCGTACGTCGTCCCGTTGACGGTCACGTCGAAGGTCTCGTAGGTCGTCTGGCCGGTCGAGCCCGCCCAGTACTCGTTACCGAGTTCGATACCCGACAGCCACAGGTCCTCGCTGACCCCCTGTTCGTCGGTCATGTAATCGACGATCGGCTTCAGGTCGACCTTTCCGCCGTCGTGGCCGCCCTGGATGCGGAAGATGTAGAAGTCCGCGTTGGTGCCGCCGCCGGCGTAGTTGGCCCAGAGGTCGACGGTGTTGCCGTACCGGTCGGTCCAGATCGCCTCTTCGATGAGCTGGCCGTGGCTGTGCTGGTCGTTCCAGTCCAGCAGGAGCATGATCTCGTAGCGGTGCGTCGCGGTCTCCTGGCTGACGGGCTGGTCCATCAACCACCACTCCTCGGCCCAGTCCCACTCGCCGCCGGACTCCTCGTAGTCGGCCTCGACGTCGATCACCAGTTCGTCGACGTTCCGCCGGCGCACCGGGAAGTCGGCGACGCCGGTGTCCGAGCCCCACGGCTTGGTGCCGACGAGCACCTGCGGGTAGTTGATCCCGCCGCCGGTGCCCGAAGCGTCGAAGTCGTAGCCGTAGCTGCCGTCCTCGTTGAGCCAGATACACTGGTCGGCGGCGTCGTTGCCCCAGCGGTTGTCCACCAGCGAGAACCCCTCGGCCACCTCGATGGTGCCGTAGTCGGAGTTGCAGACCTCCTCGACCTTCGCCGCCGAGGCCCGGTCGCCCAGGCCGACGGCGAGGCCGCCGGCACCGAGCGCCGCGCCCGCCTTGAGGACGCTTCGTCTGCTGGCGCTGCCGGATCGCGGGGTCGCCGTGCGTTCGTCGCTCGATTCGGTCGTGTCGTCGTCCGTGTGGTCGTCTCGTGTCATGTGTAGTCTCTCCGGTCCCGTCGATCGCGCGTCTATTCGAGCCGTCGCTCCTCGATCGCGAACGTGCTCGCACCGCCCTGCCAGAAGTTGAAGCGCAGCGACGACGACGCCCGGTCGACCCCCGCGGCTTCCGGATCGACGCGCACATCCGTCGCGCTCGTGCCGATGGCGTCGTCGCTCGCGTCGCGGTCGACCTGCTCCTGAAACCCGCCGCCGTTGTCGTACTCCAGCACGAGCGCGCCGCTCCCCACGGCCTGCAGGAACCGGCGCCGGCGGGCCCCCCCGGACCGTCCGCTCGCGCCGACCCCGTCTCCCGTCGATGGGTCGTCTCGGTCGTCGTCTCGTATCATGTGTCCGTGTGTGCCGCAGGGCTGTACCCCGCTGTCGTCTGTCAGTCGTGCTGTTCGACCGCGTCGACCGAGTGGGTCGTCGCGGGCGCCAGGTCGACGAGCGTGACGCGGGTCCGCGCCGGCTCGGCCTCGGCCCGCTCGTTCCCGTCGGCGTAGACGTCGTAGTGGTCGATCCTCGCCGGTGCCGCCGTCGGCCACGAGAGCGTGGCCGTGACGGCGGTGGTACCGTCGACGGACAGCCCAGTGGGTGCGGCCCGCGCGACCGGCGCAGTACCCCCAGTACCGCGGTCGCGCGCTCCCCCGTCGCCCCCGTCGGCGTGGTCGGTTCGGTGCATGGCTGGTCCGTGTCGTGCATCCGACGGTCGCCCCCCGGCGTCCGGATCGCCCCGGACGCCGACGACCGCCGTGGTCGTCGGGTTACTCCAGGTGGATCCCGCTGATCCTGAGCGTGCTACTGCCGCCCTGCCAGAAGTTGAACCGGACCGAGGGCCGCGACCGGTCGATCCCGGCCGCCTCCATGTCGACGCGCACCTCGCTCACGCTCGTGCCGATCGAGTCGTCGGTGACGTTCGAGAGCATGGTCCGCACCCCGCCCATGTCGAACAGCACCTCGGACTCCTCGCCACCGTTCGCGCCGCGGATGGTGAACACGAGCGTGTCGTAGTCGCTGACGTCCTGGTTGATCTGCTCCTGGAACCAGCCGCCGTTGTCGTACTCTAGGATCAGCTCGCCGGCGGACTCCTCGCCGCCGCCGTTCTCGAAGGAGCCGGCGCCACACCACTGCCCGAGGTCGTTGCGGTGGTTGGCCCAGCCGGGATCGCCGTCGTAGTTGTCGACGGTCATCCCCTCGGTGGGCGTCTCCGGCGCGTCCGTCGGCGTCGGCGTGTCCGTCGGCGTCGGCGTGTTCGGCTCGTCGGTCGGCGTCGGCGTGCTCGGCTCGTCGGTCGGCGTCGGCGTCGCGGTCGGCGTCGCGGTCGGCGTCGAAGTCGGCGTCGCCGTCGCCGTCGCCGTCTCGGTGTCTTCCTCGTCGGGGTTGGGCAGGTCCTCGTTGCGGTTCTCTTCGAGGTACTCCTGCCACCACTGACCGGGACGGGACTGGTAGTCGTGGATCTCCCAGGTGCCGTCCTGGCTGGAGTCGTGCTGGAAG
This DNA window, taken from Halosimplex litoreum, encodes the following:
- a CDS encoding DUF4397 domain-containing protein is translated as MTNDDTHERAQTDRTDLPAAEAADGTDLEAGATDAAEPEVVDDDAAAAFASMDRRDYLKASLAAAAMAGLGSAASGTAAAETADTAKTVDERIQEHRTGDLEVVVENPDGSVVSGAEVSISQQEHEFGFGTAVNANTLINQSSEGDNYRQYIPELFNKAVMENRHKWDFWENEQALADEATDWVLDQGLDMRGHVCLWGREDVAAIPSDINTAIDNNDAETIRERSMAHIEEIITHYGEDMTEWEVVNEAMHVYQMQIGVYGDQIDTEEPWTGEVVPWTSQLLADWYDKAASVIDENDLDLGIALNDFNQFPYSYTDSRYESEIDHINSNAVQLDTVGLQAHVAARTGEYNSNSSPDGRIDAGQVADEMNTWADHGARLKITEFDTYNGSDWNSDEERAQMLENYLRGAFSHPGCDDFIMWGFWDGRHWENEAPLFYQDWSQKPAYDVWTGLVYDEWWTDDSGTTDDSGAYATSAFLGDHEITVGTDSAETTETVSVSDASGTTTVTVTVEGDGGGDTGDTQPPSVPEALSVSATTDSTVTVTWDGVSDNGSAGLSEYVVWVDGSEDATVGAGMTTATVEGLSAETSYTIGVTAVDGAGNESDAATVTATTDESTTEPSGSANLRVAHFSPDAPNVDVYVDGTAVLTDVPFRAVSDYLEVSAGTHTVEITAAGDASNSVFEGDVTVADGSDYTVAAVGELDADTEFRPLVLEDDNSDIGEDTARLRLLHASPDAPAVDVTTASGSTLFDGVSFGQAGYVEVPAGNYTLQVRGDTAGNDGDVVASFDVGLAGDTVYTGFAGGYLSPGDEPTSEAFDLALSVDSGPGGEPDTPSDEPAGDGLVVHEFDGSAYPGSNDLGNWADGGSFANGDGSGEVTDGALRLAYDNAGWFGSNVSQSVADRPTLHLRVRGDSGGEESDFTVQVGGASDLLANVTDDTIGTEWSTVTVDLEAMGADLENPQSVRLNFWQGASGAVEIDRITIGGSGGGGSDDGSDGSDGSDGSDGSDGDSGSSGDLIAEIDPSATSASVGDRVSFRVTDTTDSGSWIGSLSWSLGNGESGSGWYAETTYDSAGTYTVELTATNNEGASTTDTVEITVS
- a CDS encoding endo-1,4-beta-xylanase → MPNDDTNDIESTTAPADSGSVETGAGRPDRSDDAAEVPASMDRRDYLKASLAAAAAAGLGGAASGTAAAETADTAKTVDERIQEHRTGDLEVVVENPDGSAVSGAEVSVSQQEHEFGFGTAVNADRLVDQSSEGDNYREYIPELFNTAVLGNHHKWRFWENNRQTADEATNWLLDQGLDMRGHVCLWGREDVAAIPSDIQTAIEERDAETIRERSMAHIEEIITHYGDDITDWDVVNEAMHVYQLQLGVYGDQIDTEEPWNGEVVPWTSQLLADWYDEAASVIDENDLDVGIAVNDFNQFPYSYTDNRYESQIDHINENGAQVDTVGLQAHIAAREGEFDTNSDPDGRIDVDQVVSEINTWADHGARVKITEFDTYNGDDWNSDEERADVTENYLRGAFSHPGVDAFVVWGFWDGDHWENEAPLFYQDWSQKPAYDVWTGLVYDEWWTDDSGTTDDSGAYATSAFLGDHEITVGTDSAETTETVSVSDASGTTTVTVTVEGDGGGTGDTQPPSVPEALSVSATTDSTVTVTWDDASDNGSSGLDGYVVSVNGGRDQTVGAGMTTATVEELSAGSSYEIGVAAVDGAGNVSAAATVTATTAARDDGDTDAPSVPANLSVTTATTATVEVSWDVSTDSGGSGLDRYAVSVDGSEAESVDADTTSTTVEGLSADTSYEIAVTAVDGAGNESDAATVAATTAAADGGDGETPADALVVDDYDGDPGWASHRNDLGQWCGAGSFENGGGAVEDGALVLEYDNGGWFQEQINQSIEEYSTLVFEVSGTNGGEESEVLFDMGGVRTMLADVTDDVVGTSTSAVRVDMESAGIDRSVGGLSVRLNFWQGGSSVLTIEEIRLE
- a CDS encoding fibronectin type III domain-containing protein gives rise to the protein MSDDYAETDAGRREVSVGRSGDGRSGGGAATATRRTALKTIGAAAAGGTLLSGRASAGVPTPRLHTDGKWIRDPQGNEVQLRGMATADPGFYRQYHPKSFEEVLRWATDTDRGWHPNVVRLPITQDSVNEFGIETVVSEFVRPAVDILASRDVYALVDFHLIRPYTQGATETYNSENEDTLDPIDDVMRTFWNAVAPEFADDEHVIYELFNEPTQPAMYGDDEGAWQTWRDAAQPWVDLVREHAPETPIIVGSPRWTSVTHMAPEYPFEGENLIYAAHIYPANGAPSEFDQYYGEPADDVPVVVTEFGWDPAGGSVDQGTTSGWGEPFRQWAEDYANMGWISWCFDDSWAPTFFDSPGEGAASTWTLKDGDDQMGGYIKGWLDETKTDSVPASAVDDSTAPPAPPNPTVSNATEISVDLSWDGVTDEGEAGLSHYTVYLDGERVHEALAGATETTVSGLSPGTTYEFAVTAEDDVGNESDPATVVAETIARDAQQSPYDGPHTLPGRVQAEDFDEGGQGISYTDTSAANQGGATYRDTAVDIGTSAESGYNVGYISTGEWLEYTVQVESAGTRTTRVNVSAGSGGGGTLRISVDGETLATQDVWQTGGWSNWQAIRVGDLDLPEGEHVVRVTADSGAWNFDWIEFGESSGSGDTTAPPAPADLSVTGRSSSSISVEWDGVTDTGGSGLDSYAVHVDGSEVRTVPAGTTSATVEDLSAETRYSVAVSAVDGAGNESAMTSASATTDAAADTTAPSAPANLSVTDTTSASVSVSWDAATDDGSGVDHYVVSLDGSEDGTVPAGTTTATVDGLAADSSYEIGASAVDAAGNASPTVTVAATTDESDGDATAPSAPPNLSVTDTTTSTVALSWDASTDPGGSGVDHYVVSLDGSDEQTVPADTTAATVQGLSIETAYDLAVTAVDGAGNESAAATVTATTAASDDDGSEDDGSDGETPADALVVDDYDGDPGWPSHRNDLDQWCGAGSFANGGGEETGGALVLEYDDGGWFQSQINRDVSDYDTLVFEVSGANGGEESEVLFDMGGVRTMLADVTDDSVGTSTSAVRVDMESTGIDRSSPSVRLNFWQGGSSTLTIEEIRLE
- a CDS encoding GH12 family glycosyl hydrolase domain-containing protein — translated: MTRDDHTDDDTTESSDERTATPRSGSASRRSVLKAGAALGAGGLAVGLGDRASAAKVEEVCNSDYGTIEVAEGFSLVDNRWGNDAADQCIWLNEDGSYGYDFDASGTGGGINYPQVLVGTKPWGSDTGVADFPVRRRNVDELVIDVEADYEESGGEWDWAEEWWLMDQPVSQETATHRYEIMLLLDWNDQHSHGQLIEEAIWTDRYGNTVDLWANYAGGGTNADFYIFRIQGGHDGGKVDLKPIVDYMTDEQGVSEDLWLSGIELGNEYWAGSTGQTTYETFDVTVNGTTYASGSGESADNGGDTDTPTDTPTDTPTDTPTDTPTDTPTDTPTDTPTDTPTDTPTEDPGSGGGSEPPADALVVNDYDGDPAWSANRNDLGQWCGAGSFENGGGAVEDGALVLEYDNGGWFQEQINRSVSDYSDLVLEVSGASGGEESEFLFDMGGVRTTLADVTDDSIGTSTSEVRVDLDAAGVDRSSPSLRFNFWQGGSSTLTIEGIRLE
- a CDS encoding fibronectin type III domain-containing protein, with amino-acid sequence MHRTDHADGGDGGARDRGTGGTAPVARAAPTGLSVDGTTAVTATLSWPTAAPARIDHYDVYADGNERAEAEPARTRVTLVDLAPATTHSVDAVEQHD